The stretch of DNA AGATTCCTTTGTGCGAATCTATTTATTACAATGTAGCCTTCCGCTTGTATTTTCGAGATTTGATGTTGCGAATTTTTTATTACCCTTTCATAtcaatttctaattttctttattttttaaatcttctATAATTAAGTAATCAGACAAGATGAGGAAATAATATCGTGGACATTGATAAACGTTATCGAAGCAACGAACAACGAGACCATGCGGATCGTGTTTCTAAACTGATAATCCTCCTCTATTCCCATTTCGTGCTTTGTAATGGTAAACCAGTTACACGCAACAGACGATGCGCATTACAATTACCCTGGACAAAAACACTTACACATCGAAATCTTACCATGACATATACGTCAGTATTCCATTATCTTTCACCAGCTCTGTTCACGACACTAAAAATGGCACACAACTTCGTGTTAAAATCGCCCTGGACCATAAATCAAATACTTTGTCATTCTTGATCCGACGTTTCTTTATGCACCTGTCGCGACAAGAAATCTATTCCTGTTCTCGATTTTCTTCGTGAACGATTGGCCATCGCGTGATCTTCGATATCTGATCCTAACTGCGACCTTCTGTTTCAATCTTAACTGGGTCGTTTAAATCAAACGCTCATAACCACACAACCCTTTTGATTTCTTTAGGTAACAGTCCGTTCTAGTAATTAGaagtataatatacaatatagtggagcaaatataatttatttagatATAGATCTTTACACTGTACGATATATCTGGAAATTATATCCAGAGGGATTATCCAATATTACAAATATGTTGTTGGAGAAGTAGAAATATTATGGACGGCCACGAGTCGATGCTGGAAATAAATCAACGAGTAAAAATAATGCGAACGTattgaataaatattgaaagtacggatgcattttatattattccaAAAAGATATACGAATTGATAAAGGTGGTTTCTCTCTtatgaattttcaaatatctaCGATATTTACTATATACGATATTTTATTCTCAACCGGcaatatataaaagtaataaaaagtGATCAAGCGAGAGATTACGGAGCCACTTTCCAAATGAAAGTCGTTTGAAACTGCAAGAGGAGAGAAATTCCTGGAATATTTTTTCGACCGAGTAAGGAAAAAGCGAGTTGCTTTTTAAACCCCGCGTGCTCGTTCTAAGAAAAAGTAGACTTCACGATCTTCTCTTGTTCTCTGAAACGAGGCGTACCATTAAAGCCGCCCCTCGAAGGACTTCGCCGTGGCGGGGGACAATTATTCGAACAATCGCGTCGCCGGTCACCTTTGCCACCTTCGAAAGCGCTACGCCCAACAATGATATTCGAAACGATCCGTGGCGCGAGGCTCGGTGATGCATTGCGAGGCTGGTGCCACCGTAACACACGCGTATCCGACTACAATGAGACAGTCATTCCAGGCGACAATCGCAACTTGGGGACGACGCGTGGGCTACGCAACCCAGTGCCTCGCCTAAACGGATGTACAATGCACAATGCGGACGCATAGTGACACGGCTGTCGACGCGTGCTCGTTCACATCTGTCTCTTTGTTTAGAAAATCGACAAGAAGAAGATGAAACGACTCTTCTTCGACCGTGAAGGTCGTGATGACAGGTTTCTTCGACCCTGAAATTGCAGGATCTTTCACAGGAAAGGATGATCTCGTCAATGGAACATGCTACCTGCACTACGACTTTAATACGAACGAATCGGTTCGATACGAAAGATATCGATCTTTAATTTGAGTCGAGTTTGCAGTTAGCGTTGATCGATCGATAGAGTCTGCACTCGGTATCAAAGGaattaaattggaaatcttAAATCTTGTTCGATTCTAAGTACGTAGATACTTTAGTTAGGCTTTTTTGCAATGTAGTTTAATTTCTCCAGAAATTCAATGCAACATTTTTAACCATGAAAAGCCCCGGACCGTGACTACCTAGACCCACGTTGAAGCCATTAAACACTCAAACTTTGTGGTATCGGCGTGCCGATCTTTCTGGTCGATAGAGTACCGTGTTCTATACGCAAGGCCAGAAACAATCGTAAAAACCGTCGCTGAAACGGATGCAACGGGCATGTTGAATTGGAGCGGGCGACCTCCAGGGGCACGGGTGGGCTGCGAGGCGTTAAGCATTAGCTATGTGTCGCTGCTACTCGATGACTGTCTTAATGCTGATAAGCTGAGGAAACGGCCACGCGCCCAGCCCGCAGAGAATGTTTGGCGTGTCCTGTGCCCCGCCCTTGGGGTTGGCGGGAGCAACTAGGTGCCCAGAGTGTACACAATGCCCCTATAAAAGCACCATCGAGCCAGCCAGATGCCAGCACATCCACTCCAGCCATCGAGGCAAACTATTCCAGTAGCTTAGCAACGAGCAAGCCCTTTGACAAATCTTTCAACATGTGCACCCTCGTAGCGGTCTTCCTCGTCGCTGTTCTTTCGGTAGCGACTGCGGCTCCTTCGGCGATTTTGGCACCTGGAGCAGCTCTGGCTGGTCCTCTCCTAGGCCCTGCTGCCCTCAGTGGACCGATCGTGGGACCCGCTGCCCTTGCAGGACCAGCTACCGGACCTGCTCGCCTCTCAGGAGCTGTGGATGGTGGCGCCGTAGTGACTGGAGCAGTTGCTGGTCCCTCTCTAGTTTCCGGTAGCGTTGCTGGTGCAGCTGCACCCTGGCCAGCTGTAGCCGCTCATTGGGGTGCACCATGGGGTGAGTAGAGTAGATTCGTAAATTCCACGAACTGACACTCGTCGGTATATTTATCCATAATATAGATCTTGTAAATAGATTACGTTGATAAGAGGATGTCTTAGAATAGTACCCGAAGATAAGCGTACGACAGCGTTTGAATCGATGTGCTTTTTTTCGCAATGTTGATTGGATATTGTCGTTGCAAACCAGTCGCGTTCCATATATGCTTGTCAGGAAACTAGGGTACTTAATCTTTGAACATGCAACGATCCATATATTATGAATACGATACACACAATGGACGATAAATTCAGCCATGCGTAGTAGACCGATCTTTACTCATCTAGCGACATTTATTTGTTTCGAATTGTCACGTTTTATCGCGATGTCTTCCTTATTCGTTTTATCGAACACGGTATATGGTTCTGTCGTCTCTTTCTAaaatatgtgtgtgtatgttcgtactaattttatattatcCTTTTTCAGGAACCGTCTTGGCCGGACCTGCAGCACATCCTGCAGCCCTTGCCGGTCCCATCACCGCTCCAGCACTTATTGCAGGACCATCCGGTAGCATAGCAGCTGGACCAGCTGGAGTTGGAAGCATCCTTCGTGCTGATGGCCACTGGTAATTCTTAGCTCACGCTGGACACCCATACACATAATGACATCTTCGACTGATCTCCTCCGATGCCTGCCATTTTGAAACCGACCGCGCCACGATCTCCGTCATTTACCGCTAGTACCTCCGTCATtgtatcttttatatatatttcgtgtacaTAACAATGTATCGTTtatatgtttattttatatGATAATAAACGCATACCACTTTGGAGAGGAAGAGCACTTCTCGTTTCTGTCATTATGTCCGTTTATTGCCTTGGCTGTAACGTTTGCAAACATACTTTGTTTCGATTACATACAGCGTAATGTTAATTGAATTATTCGACGAGAATAATCAGAATAATTATTTAACCGGAGGATTTAAATGAGAAGTAAATGGGGTATAGATGTACCGTGTTCGGCAACAGGCAACCATTGTTTCGTAAATTTCAATTGTTCCAGGTAAATAAGTTCGTTTAACATGTCCTTCAGTCCGGCCGAAACAAAAGACCAAATGTTGTAATGAGGACAATGGCGTTCCTCGAAGTTTCAAGTGCGGAAATGTTACAGTGTAATTGCGACTGGTGCACGAGACTAACGCGAAACTTTTAGTATTGTCTTTGTTTGGCAAACAATTAGCAAGCGTAATGTGTAAGCTGatggagaaagaaaaatatttagagAAGCAATTCTGTACGCCACAACAGTAACTTGCAATATACTAAAAGTCCAAGACGATCAACTGCCACGAATCTACCACAGCAGGAATTTCAGCGGAGTCTTTGTCGAATATCTCTAATTCCTTGAGAATTTCACACTCGAAGAGTCAAAGCAAAGACACCTATTGCGTAGTGATTGTGACATGCAATCCACGATTATAACGACACCGGTCGGCAGGGTATTGTTCTAGTCGCGGAATATTATCGTCGACATGGCGTGGCGTGGCGTGGCCAGGCTCCATTTCGCGGTCCATTATACCGTTGACAGTGTGTCGTGGGATGATACCTGTCCACCTTTGCCGGTAATTATAGGAAATTGCTTGAACGCCACTCCAATCAGCCGAGTATTCTCCCCATTTGAACCGTACTCTAATGATATCCGAACATAGCTTTGGTAAcgaacctctctctctctctccatctATAGGGCAATTGCAATATGGAACACTTGATTTTAAAAACTTTTCAAAACGAGAAACATGTTTCTTCTCAATAAAACCAACTTCAAAACACGATCAAATTAATAGATATTTGTTTGTTAATAGTTAACTATTCAAAAGTTTAAGTGTGCTGAAGTCATGGTGAAAAAGAGATCAAGTACAGCGAGTTGAAAAAATGACTGTTaatatttgtaaagaaatataataaattgtagaaataatttgttaagaaatttcgaaaaattctatttttgctatgaaaaatgaatatttatttaaataaagaagACCCTGCAATCAAATATATTCCATTTTTTAAGCTTATTTTAGATTATgctatattatattgtattctaTTGTATTACATTATGTTGATTTTTTTTGTCTTTCACATGTGAAACGCCTAAAGCATATCCCAGATTGTAATCCCAATGAAAACAGAACAATGAATACATTGGATCCATATTTCATCATTATTGTCTCTTTGGGAATTGCaaccataaaataaatataattctgTATTA from Bombus affinis isolate iyBomAffi1 chromosome 3, iyBomAffi1.2, whole genome shotgun sequence encodes:
- the LOC126914090 gene encoding tetra-peptide repeat homeobox protein 1-like; the protein is MCTLVAVFLVAVLSVATAAPSAILAPGAALAGPLLGPAALSGPIVGPAALAGPATGPARLSGAVDGGAVVTGAVAGPSLVSGSVAGAAAPWPAVAAHWGAPWGTVLAGPAAHPAALAGPITAPALIAGPSGSIAAGPAGVGSILRADGHW